A genomic region of Planctomycetota bacterium contains the following coding sequences:
- a CDS encoding right-handed parallel beta-helix repeat-containing protein, which yields MISLRPGWLQAAALGWMAAALLLMMAKAAPAGEALKVTDFGAVPNDGKDDAPAFQAALEACAKKPGATLALAPGTYDLFGGKKDAQGVPHGPSVVAKGLRGVTIDGGGAELVGHDLAEMFRFDGDSADLVIRNLQFDWDPLPFTGGKVVARGEKSFDLEAVAPHVARAGVLIQGVLGFDPQEGRMARRGLDHYQREGECRTPTELVSPGVMRVFVSQPGAVPPLGANVIARHQIYGMNVFTVIGCDNVRLENVTVYACPGMGLYADSCKDFTLRNFRVEVKPGSGRWMTTEADATHFNNCRGRITFEDCLFERMGDDATNFHLMYSVVRERVDERTVRLVMGRGGGGWPAMPRQGDVLEFGGGENPLVPYAAVTVAAVERDAPGKAAVVHFTEALPAQVAKGHVVANTSTAPSVRIQRCTVRQNRARGMLVQTRDVVIEDCDFEDISGAALHICSDANYWWEGLGTRNVTIRGSRFSRCNFGAARRAGVIDLFAEVGPRLAGPGVHRGIVIENNTIADADGAAIHVGCADGVVLRGNTILRPQG from the coding sequence ATGATTTCCCTGCGCCCCGGCTGGTTGCAGGCGGCCGCGCTGGGCTGGATGGCGGCCGCCCTGCTGCTGATGATGGCCAAGGCCGCTCCGGCGGGCGAGGCCCTCAAGGTCACCGATTTCGGCGCCGTGCCGAACGACGGGAAGGACGACGCCCCTGCCTTCCAGGCGGCGCTGGAGGCCTGCGCGAAAAAGCCCGGGGCGACGCTCGCGTTGGCGCCGGGGACCTACGACCTGTTCGGCGGAAAGAAGGATGCGCAGGGCGTGCCGCACGGCCCGAGCGTGGTGGCCAAGGGCCTGCGCGGCGTGACGATCGACGGCGGCGGGGCGGAACTCGTCGGCCACGACCTGGCCGAGATGTTCCGCTTCGACGGCGATTCGGCCGACCTGGTCATCCGCAACCTCCAGTTCGACTGGGACCCGCTGCCGTTCACGGGCGGCAAGGTCGTCGCGCGGGGCGAGAAGTCCTTCGATCTGGAGGCGGTCGCGCCCCACGTCGCTCGCGCCGGCGTGCTCATCCAGGGCGTCCTCGGCTTCGATCCGCAGGAGGGCCGGATGGCCCGCCGCGGCCTCGACCACTACCAGCGCGAGGGCGAGTGCCGGACGCCGACGGAACTCGTGTCGCCGGGCGTGATGCGCGTCTTCGTGAGCCAGCCCGGCGCGGTCCCGCCGCTCGGCGCGAATGTCATCGCCCGCCACCAGATCTACGGCATGAACGTCTTCACGGTCATCGGCTGCGACAACGTGCGCCTGGAGAACGTGACCGTCTACGCCTGCCCGGGCATGGGCCTGTACGCGGACTCGTGCAAGGACTTCACGCTCCGGAACTTCCGGGTCGAGGTGAAGCCCGGCTCGGGCCGGTGGATGACCACCGAGGCCGACGCCACGCATTTCAATAATTGCCGCGGAAGGATCACGTTCGAAGACTGCCTCTTCGAGCGGATGGGCGACGATGCCACCAATTTCCACCTGATGTACAGCGTCGTCCGCGAGCGCGTGGACGAGCGGACCGTGCGACTGGTCATGGGCCGCGGCGGCGGCGGGTGGCCCGCGATGCCCCGGCAGGGCGACGTGCTGGAGTTCGGCGGCGGCGAGAACCCGCTGGTCCCCTATGCAGCGGTCACCGTGGCGGCTGTCGAAAGAGACGCGCCGGGCAAGGCCGCCGTGGTGCACTTTACGGAGGCGCTGCCCGCCCAGGTGGCCAAGGGCCACGTCGTCGCCAACACGAGCACGGCGCCGTCCGTCCGGATCCAGAGGTGCACCGTGCGGCAGAACCGTGCGCGGGGCATGCTCGTCCAGACCCGCGACGTCGTTATCGAGGACTGCGATTTCGAGGACATCTCGGGCGCGGCCCTTCACATCTGTAGCGACGCGAACTACTGGTGGGAGGGCCTGGGTACGCGGAACGTGACGATCCGGGGCAGCCGCTTCAGCCGGTGCAACTTCGGGGCCGCGCGGCGGGCGGGCGTCATTGACCTGTTTGCGGAGGTCGGCCCGCGCCTGGCCGGCCCGGGGGTGCATCGCGGCATCGTCATCGAGAACAACACGATCGCCGACGCCGACGGCGCGGCCATCCATGTCGGCTGCGCGGATGGCGTCGTCCTGCGCGGCAACACCATCCTGCGGCCGCAGGGC